Within Hydractinia symbiolongicarpus strain clone_291-10 chromosome 11, HSymV2.1, whole genome shotgun sequence, the genomic segment CCTGACCAGTTACTCAAATCTACTACcactaaaatttttattattaacttcTTCAGTATCAATACAAAATAAACTGTGCATTTCTATAATTAATAAAGTTTGTTATGCTAAAACATGGTTTGTGTAAAACAAACATGGatttagaaacaaaaatctCTCACCAATGCATCATTCAGAATAGTTTCTAGCTGAGTTTTGAAATCAGCCATGGTCACTCATTTTAATTAGTTAAATAAATATAGTAGTCTAAAAGCAAGGACATACTAAGGTAAAAAAGGAAGGGCACATCTAGTACCTACATCGAAAAACAAAGGGTGTCTGGAAGGTTTATAATTCTTGCTATTTCTGAAATTCTAATAAATTCTAGTACCATTATAGCAATAGATATAAATTTTACAACATTGATTACTAATAAGCAGTCTTTAGCACAAGCTTATTGGCTAGTAACAAATGCACAAGAAGTTAGATAATAAACAAAACACATTATTTCAGGCTCCGTCAGAATTTTCTTGATAATACAATTTTTAATCTGAGCACGGTGGATCGTTTCTATTTAGTAAATCTTAATTCATCATACATcattacacacaaaaaaacacagAGACTTTGTGCTAAAAAAGACACACTGACaggaaatctttttttttttcttctcacaAACAGGTCTGTTATTGTCTATCCCAGTTAAATAAAGTGGCTGATACTTAAATATTCCAATAAAGATGTTTTAGATATGCAACCAAAAGAAATCCTTTTAATGCTTATCAACTGCCAAGTAACAAAAtgacaaaattacacttttgaaCTTACTGTTGCCATCATAACTACAACAATATAACAGATGGTTGTGCAATGTTGGTACCACATAGTGTATTGAGAGACCATGTGTCATTGTTTTTACGCCTTCATTAGATTTTGAAGAGGTAACAACTTATTGAAAAACAGAACAATATTCAAAACTGACTTTAGTCATTTATGCTTCGCTGTTTCTTGACTCACCCAATAAGTTTTCTAAATCCTTTTTTGTTGGTGCCCTACAGGGAGACATTTGAAAGTTACCCCAAAATAAGTCACACTTTCCAAACtaacttgaaaacaaaaattatccaAAATGTACATTGTAAAAAAGCACCTCTTCTcgttaatatataaaaaagctgGAGTGTATTCAATCCTTTTCAGCATGAGCAAAATAggtttattttgtatttattagtTCATGCACAGTCTCTCATGTTTCTGTATCAAAATTAAATTGGCAGATTTTTCATGaaaattttcctgaaaattAAGGGTAGATATAATGGTAATCGTTCGCAGATTACATAGGTAAGCTTTGAAATATCAACCGTTTAACACAAAAATTCATCTTTACAAATTCGTGGAAccagaataaaaataataaaaagataaaaattaaaaaaacttgccTGTCATGCTCATCACACGGACTTTGAGCATCCCTACATTAATATAATATGCTGTTAGTAATACCTGTTGTCTGTTTTGACacgagataaaaaaataaataaattcgcaTCCCACAATGCTTACAGGGTATCTCTGTATTCTTAATATCTGTGGTCTAATATCATACAGgctgattttttgttaaaaatgcatacaaatctttttctaaaataacaaaTGTTCAAATACTCTGAAATAATTTCCTGGATCAGGCATCCATGTCATGATATGTAACTGCTATCATATCCTAATAACACCAGGTATCAATCTTtaattcaaaaaacaaaattaataaattgGATTGTTACCCTACTTACAAGTATAATTAAATGGTTTTTAACGTTGAAGCCCTTAATTATGTCAATAACTTGTTAACAATTTGAACAGTTGCCAAAATCGTTTAAAAAGCTGCCATCTATAATACTgcaataaaagttaaaaatcaaaCAACATTTTACCCTACTGGAAttctaaaaaactatatttttccCCTTGTATAACTATGGCAAAAAGATTTATACTAGAAATCAACTTATTTGATGATGTATCCAACTGTTGCCAATAGTTATTAAAGATTTATAGCTTAACTGCTTATTAAGATAACACTTTCatcattttcaaaattataaattaagcTAATAATCAAAATACCTAAACATTTTGTTCCTGGCAGTTTTCACTGTTCAATAGAGAGTCAGTAATAATGGGAACACCTAGATTTTCCAATAAATATTGTTTCTCTAGTGGATTGTTTACGGTCCATGCAACAACTTCTATTCCGTTTTCTCTCCACTTGTTTATATATCTTTTAGACAAATGATCCTTCTGCATGGCAACAACTGACACTCCAAGAAAATCAGGCAGATAGGTGTGAATAAGAACTTCTGCTAGCTTATCACATATATCAAGAAAAGGAGTAATATACCAACTAAAACGAGGCCGACCAGAAATTTCTCTTGCCATAAAATGATATCGCCATATCAAACCAGTTTGATATTGCGGACACTGCTTTCTTATTTGATAAATAACACCAGGGAAAAATGATGTGACTAGAACAAAATTGGGCGCATTTGGTACTGTTTGAAGTAATTCTTTTAAAGCAAAAGCAGTTTTATGTGGATTTCCCTTGACATCCAAATCAATAAGAAGATTGTACTTCATACACAACTCAACAACTTCAGTGAGCGTTGGtattttttcaaattcaatattcgACTTTCCATCCTTTGTCAAGGTATAATTAAATTTGGCTGCAGCATTTACATTTTTCATATCCTCATAAAGCATTTGGTTTACTTTACCGGTTGCATTGGTAACTCTATCAATGCTGTCGTCATGAAAGATAATGGGCACACCATCTTTAGTAAAATCTAAATCCACTTCGACAGCTGTAGCACCATTTTTGTATGAATTCTCTATCGCAATTAGTGTATTTTCAGGTCCTTCAAATCCACCGCCTCGATGTCCTATTATAATGGGTTTGTTGTCTCGAAACACCATGCTCTGGATTAAAGATAAGTCTTGCTTCGGAAGTTTGAAGAACTTGTAGACAATAGCGATAGTTATAATGGGAACAACACCAAAATATGCTATGAAACTCATGTCTaataactaaaaagaaaaatctgTACAACTTTAAATTTAGGTCAAAGGTATAAAATGGATTAATACAAATTCAATAATTACTTGAAATCGACCAAATCTGTTTTTAAGGCCAATTTAACAGATACaatgaaaatcattttttgatTTGTTGGTATTCATATTTATTCCCCTTGTTTTAAAGAGTATTCTTAAAAGCTACGCAAAAGGCAGATTTCAGCAAAACAAATTGAGTATAGAGAATTGTAAAATTTCCATGATGAACAGGAAATAGGCAGTCAATCCAATATATTAGATACAAACTCTTTTTGGGTATTAAAAACAAAGCAGTtattttgaatttgtttttagtaaaaagtttttccacaaaataaacaaaacaaaactactAATAGGTCAAAAATTGCCATGGGAATGTTTCGCTGCCCAAGTAAAGAAGCTGTTTTTACTTTTCTGTAAAGAGAACGTCTTTCTGGCTACAGACAGATATATTTCACCATTGAATTTATTGCTAAATTCATCTCACGGACATCTGCCTTAAATTCATTTTAAACTATTTAGAAGATTATTGCAAACAACATTTATTATTCAAAGTTTAATTCGTGATCATTAACATTTAAAGGGCTTCCTGTattgaaaatgattttttggTAGGTTATAGAGGATGGAAAGTTGTTCATCCAGTTTTtatggaattttttaaaaatcttttttcattcTTTAACATATTCAACTGCAACGATTTCCATAATACGGCATTGATGGTGGTACGCATAGATTAGTATACTTGAAATATCTTTCAAACTCACATAATATCAAAACGTTAAAGTATGGACCTTTTACTCTTGATGACATATATAAAGATTTGTACTTTAAGAATAATCTCATCTTTAATTACAGGTAGAAATGTAatgttagaatttttttaaatttacttatGACATCACAAGTTCctggattttaaaaatttaaatcttgaataacttgagaacaaaaaaagattaaaaaaatgccaaaagacttaataaacaactttttattctccacaacataaaaaaatatcattttcgaTGAAGGAATCCCTTTAATAGTTGATATTATAAGAAATCTTCTCAGCATTGGTTCTgtttacctgataaatgttcaTGATTAATCTCAAAATCTCAAAATAGTACAGGACTTTTTGCTACAGACATTTCACGAAGTCACGGgagataaaaatgtaaatacaaACACAAAATAGTTTTAACAGAAACTGTAATATTTTCGACATTATTATAGTACATTAATCTTATTGGTAACAAACAATAAGAAAATACACTAGTGCAATTTAATAAACATAATTAAGAATATTTGTACTTAGTTTGACTCACATTAACACCACAATATTATACTGACCAAAGTATTGGATTGCATCTTTCATGTGATGCCAATGCAGTGTCTTAATGTAActccttatatttttttaaaaaggtaaaaaatattttttacattgtaATTGCAAGTCATGTTTTTAGGGTGGGGGCAGGAAGGAAGGTTTTTTCcatcacaaaattttaaataatgtacAAAAACTAATCAGTTTCCTAATTAAACTTGTTAAGAAAGATTTTGActgttttataacaaaatactaaaaaagtgttaaaaaatttcttaacaaATAAGTTCTTtgtaaaaagactttttaattgTTCTTTACAAAATAGATGTGCATAAGCTTCACAAGAGAGCTTGTTgacaattttaattaatttgctAGTAGATACATAACAAAAGGAAGTTTGTGTATGGTATATGAAGGAAGTTTTAATTACGCCACAGAACTAGCAAATTTTCGGTGTAGATTTTAAAGAGTAACTCAAATCGTAATATAACATGTCATAATATTGGTCATTTGCTTACCTTAAGACCGCATTAGTTTTTGTGCCATCAACAACAACTACAGGTTCAATTACAGACATTAAACTTTGCAAGATATATGAATAAGCTAGCACATTCTGAACTTCAACTTTGTATGGTGGATGCTGGTTATGTTGAATATAAGGTTTTAGACATTTCACTTAGAAACTTAGTAGTGCAACACAGTACCTTAAGATTTCGTTCCAAATTCATCAAATGCTATTTATTGGGAATTTGCATTTcgcttaaaattattaaaataatatttgtttACTGTTGGCAATGCCAAAACAAAATGCGAAATTCGTCACAGTGCACCTAGCATTAGATAATTTTGCATGTAAGTTTTACAAAAGGTGCATAAAGAGCTAGGTAAGTACTAAGGAAGGCACGAAAAGAGGCATGGATGCACAAACAAACTTTACATGGTCAAGACCTCATTATTGATTTTGTAAAATCTATTATATATTATAGttataaaagttaataaataaacaaatacataGTAAAACAGTGACAGTACCTATTTTTGGTAATGCGATAATAATTGTACTTTTAATTAAAGTAATTTTACACACGTTTCACAAGATACAAAACACGTGTATTGTCAAATCCTGTCCTTGCAGTGTACTCTGGAGGTAAGTCACCCTGTTTGATTCGGCTAAGTTCTTCTTTCTTAAATTTGCCATCAAGGAGTTTCTCCAGTGTTGCTGTTGGAATACTATGAGGTGGTCCACTATGAACAGATGCATCATACTCAAAACATTCCAGCAAAACAACTATACTGGCAGAGAACAAGGAATCTAAATGATTGATGTATTTTTGATGTTCTTCTGGAATCATAGCAACTAATCCACCAACATcgaaacaaaaatcaaaacatccaCCAAGCATAGCAGCAGTCGTGTTGAAAAAATCACATTGATATATTTTTAGTCTTTCATCGTGCGTATAAACTGTGTAGTTGTCATGCTTTTCAATTGAATAATCCAGCGACAGGCgctcaaaaaaatgtttgcatgcAATTTCAGAAAATTCAACCCCGACAACCGTTAGTCCTTGTTTATAAAACCAAGCCATATCTACTGTTGCGCCACAAAGTGGAACCATAATACGCTTTCCATCTGCATTATTACCAACCATTGTTTGAAAATGCTGATTCAAATATGGATTACCACCAGCCATATCCCATGGTGAATGATTGTTTTCCCAATGATTATTCCAACCCTTGTTTATCTCCTCTCgtgataccattttttttttttttttgctaagatGAAACAAATGAGAATAAGtagaaaaaaaaccttttctgCTGCAAAAATGGTTATCTATGATAATATGCACCTGCTCttaatcaaaatattttaagtcTATTATCTAACACAATTCTTTCCTGAGGATATTTTATGTATCTTTAAGGTATTTATGCTGAAATTGTTTAGTTTAGCTTAGAGTGTAAATTGTTCGCAGGTGCTCCATTATAATACTTAACAGAACAAAAATTAGGCTACAGACAGTAAGGTTTGCCTACAGCTGCCTTTAAATCAGCAGCTAAGTCTATTTAAAATTGAATACGTTATGGTGCAGAAAATTATTTCACATTGCATGGGGCCTTATGCAGGAGGTAATCTCTCTTTGACTaagcctaaaaaattagcaatcCAGTAACTAAATACTGTCCAAGGTTTTGAAGGCAAAAATAATACTTTTCCTAAAAATGTGCAAATTAATTTGCTACAattcaaaaaatatctttttactgCTTTAAAAGATAACGTAATAAATACAAGGCTAATACACTAGTTCCCTACCATGTTTGTATATAAACAAAAGGAATCGCATAAAAACAATCATTGCATAAAATAGGTGAAAAGAAAATGTAATTATAATATATTAATTTATTCCACATAGTGAAAAGCCTTTCCCCTCAATtaacacccccccccccccccccccctcagcTAGATCAATTTTCTTGCCTTCTCCCTAAGCATGTATAGATCTGAGTTCCCTATGCAGAGGGCGCTGTGTCCACTTATGCTAAGCAAAGGAAAGCAAAGATAAGTAAGGGAATTCtaagaaaatcaattttttttacacatttagGGTTATAATCAATGGAAGTCTACAGTAAATAAATAGTCATAATATGCTAcaacattatttattattatatatagatatatactgATACAAAATATGTGACAAATTATATATTGTtacaaaagaaacaacaaaataacataattaaaACTacgtaaaatttcaaaaaagtacagctgtaaaaaatatttattgtatgGGTGGAAGCTTTTCGAGATTTACTTTATTGAAATTTTAACTATAATTATCAAGGACCAGAGTAAAGAT encodes:
- the LOC130614268 gene encoding glycerophosphodiester phosphodiesterase 1-like, with the translated sequence MSFIAYFGVVPIITIAIVYKFFKLPKQDLSLIQSMVFRDNKPIIIGHRGGGFEGPENTLIAIENSYKNGATAVEVDLDFTKDGVPIIFHDDSIDRVTNATGKVNQMLYEDMKNVNAAAKFNYTLTKDGKSNIEFEKIPTLTEVVELCMKYNLLIDLDVKGNPHKTAFALKELLQTVPNAPNFVLVTSFFPGVIYQIRKQCPQYQTGLIWRYHFMAREISGRPRFSWYITPFLDICDKLAEVLIHTYLPDFLGVSVVAMQKDHLSKRYINKWRENGIEVVAWTVNNPLEKQYLLENLGVPIITDSLLNSENCQEQNV
- the LOC130614271 gene encoding thiopurine S-methyltransferase-like; this encodes MVSREEINKGWNNHWENNHSPWDMAGGNPYLNQHFQTMVGNNADGKRIMVPLCGATVDMAWFYKQGLTVVGVEFSEIACKHFFERLSLDYSIEKHDNYTVYTHDERLKIYQCDFFNTTAAMLGGCFDFCFDVGGLVAMIPEEHQKYINHLDSLFSASIVVLLECFEYDASVHSGPPHSIPTATLEKLLDGKFKKEELSRIKQGDLPPEYTARTGFDNTRVLYLVKRV